One Sphingomonas limnosediminicola DNA segment encodes these proteins:
- a CDS encoding serine hydrolase — MLPRNRLVALLVSISAFVAQPAAAASSASLVSLEQQLSYLVAGKSADVGIAALDLNSGETVSIKGSTPFPMASTVKVAVAALYLAQVDHGRRSLDDTINGQPVRSLMRRMLIHSDNVATDIILKDLGGPTVLHNWLTDNGVTGLRVDRTIAQLLSAKRDLWDRRDSSTPTAMVDLLRRIYKAELIKPSSRNYLLDLMSQCETGKNRMKALLPSGTPVEHKTGTLTGLADDVGFITMPDGRRIAVAIFTRGGADRPRTIAEAARAIYDGFKSAFTWPFRPALTAQ; from the coding sequence ATGCTACCGAGAAACCGTCTTGTTGCACTGCTGGTGTCAATTTCGGCGTTCGTCGCGCAGCCCGCGGCGGCGGCGTCGTCCGCGAGCCTCGTCAGCCTCGAACAGCAATTGAGCTACCTCGTTGCCGGCAAGTCGGCCGACGTCGGAATCGCCGCGCTCGACCTTAACAGCGGCGAGACGGTCAGCATCAAGGGCAGCACGCCGTTCCCGATGGCCAGCACGGTAAAGGTCGCGGTCGCCGCGCTTTACCTTGCACAAGTCGACCATGGCCGGCGCTCTCTAGACGACACGATCAATGGACAGCCGGTGCGCAGCCTCATGCGCCGGATGCTGATCCATAGCGACAATGTCGCGACCGACATCATCCTCAAGGATCTCGGCGGCCCGACCGTTCTTCACAATTGGCTTACCGATAACGGCGTCACCGGCCTTCGCGTCGACCGCACGATCGCGCAGTTGCTAAGCGCCAAGCGCGACCTTTGGGACCGCCGCGATTCCAGCACGCCGACGGCAATGGTCGACCTGCTTCGCCGCATCTACAAGGCTGAGCTGATCAAACCGTCGAGCCGTAATTACCTGCTTGACCTGATGTCGCAGTGCGAGACAGGCAAGAACCGCATGAAGGCGCTGCTGCCCAGCGGAACACCGGTCGAGCACAAGACCGGGACGCTGACTGGCCTCGCCGACGACGTCGGCTTCATCACCATGCCGGACGGCCGCCGCATCGCCGTTGCGATCTTCACGCGCGGCGGCGCGGATCGCCCGCGGACGATAGCCGAAGCAGCCCGTGCGATCTACGATGGCTTCAAGTCGGCCTTCACATGGCCGTTCCGGCCGGCTCTCACCGCACAGTAA
- a CDS encoding demethoxyubiquinone hydroxylase family protein, with the protein MIRVDHAGEYGATRIYAGQLAVLRRNGTEAKLIARMAAQEERHLARFNVLVAQRRVRPTALQPFWNVTGFALGAATALISEEAALACTDAVETEIDKHYASQLAELGDDDPELSGDIAEFQAEELEHRDTARAAGATNAPAYPLLTAAIRAGCRVAIGLSKRI; encoded by the coding sequence ATGATCCGTGTCGACCATGCCGGCGAATATGGCGCGACCCGCATTTACGCCGGGCAGCTCGCTGTGCTGCGCCGCAACGGCACGGAAGCCAAGTTGATCGCGCGCATGGCGGCGCAGGAGGAGCGGCATCTGGCGCGCTTCAACGTGCTCGTCGCTCAGAGGCGGGTTCGCCCGACCGCGCTTCAGCCGTTCTGGAACGTCACTGGATTTGCGCTAGGTGCTGCAACCGCACTTATCTCCGAGGAGGCCGCCTTGGCCTGCACCGACGCGGTCGAGACGGAGATCGACAAGCATTACGCCAGCCAGCTCGCCGAACTGGGCGATGACGACCCGGAGCTTTCGGGCGACATCGCGGAATTCCAGGCGGAGGAACTGGAACACCGTGACACGGCCCGCGCCGCCGGCGCGACGAATGCGCCGGCCTATCCTCTGCTGACCGCGGCGATCCGTGCCGGGTGCAGGGTGGCCATCGGACTGTCGAAGCGGATATAA
- the rsfS gene encoding ribosome silencing factor — protein sequence MTDHPNETSGAPAGTPVEVEELHKLVLQSLDDDQAQEVISIPLTGKSNIADHMVIASGRSTRQVASMAVKLADKIKQQFGRNVRIEGLPAADWVLIDADDVIVHIFRPEVRNFYNLERMWAFGDDSGVSATARG from the coding sequence TTGACTGACCATCCCAATGAGACTTCCGGCGCGCCGGCAGGCACGCCCGTTGAGGTCGAGGAGCTGCACAAGCTCGTCCTCCAGTCGCTGGACGATGATCAAGCGCAGGAAGTCATCTCCATCCCGCTGACGGGGAAGTCCAATATCGCCGACCATATGGTGATCGCCTCGGGTCGCTCGACACGACAAGTCGCGTCGATGGCGGTTAAGCTTGCTGACAAGATCAAGCAGCAATTTGGCCGCAACGTCCGCATCGAAGGGCTCCCGGCAGCGGACTGGGTGCTAATCGACGCGGATGATGTTATCGTGCACATCTTTCGTCCAGAGGTTAGAAATTTTTACAATTTGGAACGAATGTGGGCGTTTGGCGACGATTCAGGCGTGAGTGCTACGGCACGCGGGTGA
- a CDS encoding DUF885 domain-containing protein, whose translation MRKLTTLLAAAAVLSISAPAFAGPTEDFHALMDQYWATLLKESPLLASQAGVHEYDAQLDEVGTVAMDRQTAEAAGFLKRLEAIPPASLTAADQANYAILRGQLKNSIEFNRFGERMVQYSSNGSYHNSLLDQLTSFPLRTRADYDNYLSRLAFLKQRIDAYGAMSADAARKGYVQPCVTETRLAGTITGVVAADPTKSRFYAPFTGVRPATIAPADWAAMQAKARDIVGGQINPAYTNLGAVFAKDVIPRCSRTIGASSLPQGKDYYAWLVRFHTTTGKTPDEIHQLGLSEVARIRAEMDDVAKKAGFASRQAMIAEMRTNPKYFAKTPHELMEAAALQAKILDGKMPTLFGRLPRLPYGVKEIPAETAEGNTTAYYIPGSPDAGIAGTYFVNTTHLDQRPLWELPALTAHEAVPGHHNQIALQQELEMPPWRRYTTFFTAFVEGWGLYSERLGIEMGLYDTPEKNMGRLSYEMWRACRLVVDTGIHSKGWTKKQAVAFMKDNTALTDENIDAEVNRYISTPGQALAYKLGELKYRELRAKAEKELGGKFDVRRFHDELLGQGPLPLDAVETRINAWIAAEKAKA comes from the coding sequence GAGTATGACGCGCAGCTCGACGAGGTCGGCACTGTCGCGATGGACCGGCAGACGGCCGAGGCGGCGGGCTTCCTCAAACGGCTCGAAGCCATTCCTCCAGCATCGCTGACCGCCGCCGACCAGGCCAATTATGCGATCCTGCGCGGGCAGCTGAAAAACAGCATCGAGTTCAATCGCTTCGGCGAGCGGATGGTGCAATATTCGTCGAACGGCAGCTACCACAACAGCCTGCTTGACCAGCTGACATCCTTTCCGCTGCGCACGCGCGCGGATTACGACAACTATCTATCGCGGCTCGCGTTCTTGAAGCAGCGCATCGACGCTTACGGCGCGATGAGCGCGGACGCGGCGCGCAAGGGTTATGTGCAGCCCTGTGTCACCGAGACGCGGCTCGCCGGGACCATCACCGGTGTCGTAGCCGCCGACCCAACCAAGTCGCGCTTCTACGCACCGTTCACCGGTGTTCGCCCAGCGACGATCGCGCCGGCCGACTGGGCGGCGATGCAGGCGAAGGCCCGCGACATCGTCGGCGGGCAGATCAACCCCGCCTACACCAACCTCGGCGCGGTCTTCGCCAAGGATGTCATCCCGCGCTGTTCGAGGACAATCGGCGCCTCCTCCCTGCCCCAGGGCAAGGATTATTATGCTTGGCTCGTCCGGTTCCACACGACGACCGGCAAGACACCGGACGAGATTCACCAGCTTGGCCTCAGCGAGGTTGCGCGCATTCGCGCCGAGATGGACGATGTCGCCAAGAAGGCCGGCTTTGCCTCGCGTCAGGCGATGATCGCCGAGATGCGGACCAACCCCAAATATTTCGCCAAGACGCCGCACGAACTAATGGAGGCGGCCGCGCTCCAGGCAAAGATCCTCGACGGCAAGATGCCGACCCTGTTCGGCCGTCTTCCGCGCCTTCCTTATGGCGTGAAGGAAATTCCGGCCGAGACCGCCGAGGGCAACACAACCGCTTACTATATTCCCGGCAGTCCGGACGCTGGGATTGCCGGCACCTACTTCGTCAATACCACCCACCTCGACCAGCGGCCGCTGTGGGAATTGCCTGCGCTGACGGCGCATGAAGCCGTGCCGGGCCACCATAACCAGATCGCGCTACAGCAGGAGCTAGAGATGCCGCCGTGGCGGCGGTACACGACCTTCTTCACGGCCTTTGTCGAAGGATGGGGACTGTATTCGGAGCGGCTCGGTATCGAGATGGGCCTCTACGATACGCCCGAGAAGAACATGGGCCGCCTGTCCTACGAAATGTGGCGCGCCTGCCGGCTGGTGGTCGACACGGGCATCCACTCCAAGGGCTGGACCAAGAAGCAGGCGGTTGCCTTCATGAAGGACAATACCGCGCTGACCGACGAGAATATCGACGCCGAGGTCAACCGCTACATCTCCACGCCCGGACAGGCGCTCGCTTACAAGCTGGGCGAGCTGAAATATCGCGAGCTTCGGGCGAAGGCGGAAAAGGAGCTGGGCGGAAAGTTCGACGTGCGCCGCTTTCACGACGAGCTGCTGGGGCAGGGCCCGCTGCCGCTCGATGCGGTCGAGACGCGGATCAACGCGTGGATCGCCGCGGAGAAAGCGAAAGCCTAA
- a CDS encoding disulfide bond formation protein B, with amino-acid sequence MSEAIAVRGSSSAWSPAAVARLIALLLPVALLGGALGSQYLGGLHPCEMCYWQRWPHGAAILLALLAFTAPAETKRSRSLTMLAALAIAVSGAIGVYHAGVEAKVFEGFTTCTATIHGTNTADLLKQITHAPLVRCDQIQFTFLGISMAGWNAILSLSGAAIIFLLSLRGARR; translated from the coding sequence ATGAGCGAAGCGATCGCCGTTCGGGGCAGCTCCTCCGCCTGGTCGCCGGCCGCGGTCGCGCGGTTGATTGCCTTGCTTCTGCCGGTCGCGCTTCTGGGCGGCGCATTGGGCTCGCAGTATCTCGGTGGGCTCCACCCTTGCGAGATGTGTTACTGGCAGCGCTGGCCGCATGGCGCGGCGATCCTTCTCGCACTGCTCGCCTTCACGGCGCCGGCCGAGACCAAGCGCTCGCGCTCTCTCACGATGTTGGCCGCGCTTGCGATCGCGGTTTCCGGCGCGATCGGCGTCTACCACGCGGGTGTCGAAGCCAAGGTGTTCGAAGGCTTCACGACCTGCACCGCGACAATCCACGGCACCAACACGGCCGACCTGCTCAAGCAGATCACGCACGCGCCGCTCGTCCGCTGCGACCAGATCCAGTTCACCTTCCTCGGCATTTCGATGGCCGGCTGGAACGCCATCCTTTCCCTGAGTGGCGCAGCGATCATCTTTCTGCTCAGTTTGCGCGGCGCGCGTCGATGA
- a CDS encoding S41 family peptidase: MKNIRKYLPPLAVLGALTLVPAATSSFAAADTTNYQELEKFMSVYERVKANYVDKVDDKTLIKGAIDGMLSSLDPHSSYVEASDFDQLKTTTDGNYGGLGLTVSIEDGAVKVIAPTEDTPAWRAGVKAGDYITHINGELVYGLSLDEAVSKMRGEPGTPIKLTIVRPGRDKPLDLTMNRERIEVRAVKWEIRDGIGYININTFSGNVADQTKAALVAIDKATGGHPLGYVVDLRSNPGGLLDQAVDVSDAFLEGGEIVSQRGREKDDIERYYARPGDLAHGLPVVVLVDAGTASASEIVAGALQDHRRALIMGEKSFGKGSVQTVVQTGPDAALRLTTARYYTPSGRSVQAGGIDPDIAVPQLTDPDYKDRRVVREADLRRHLLAQSKVEDKLLEGDDTPDPRFSAKADELEKKGIKDFQLYYALNTLKRLAAPAAVASAAPQKKSR; the protein is encoded by the coding sequence ATGAAAAACATCCGCAAATATCTCCCGCCGCTCGCCGTGCTCGGCGCTCTCACGCTTGTGCCCGCGGCGACCAGCTCCTTCGCTGCCGCCGACACGACGAATTACCAAGAGCTCGAGAAGTTCATGAGCGTCTATGAGCGAGTGAAGGCGAACTATGTCGACAAGGTCGACGACAAGACGCTGATCAAGGGCGCCATCGATGGCATGCTCTCCTCGCTCGATCCGCACTCGAGCTACGTCGAAGCGAGCGACTTCGATCAGCTGAAGACCACCACCGACGGCAATTACGGCGGTCTCGGCCTCACCGTTTCCATTGAGGACGGCGCGGTAAAGGTCATCGCACCCACCGAAGATACGCCGGCGTGGCGCGCCGGCGTGAAGGCCGGCGACTATATCACCCACATCAACGGCGAGTTGGTTTACGGCCTCAGCCTTGACGAAGCCGTGTCGAAGATGCGCGGCGAGCCGGGTACGCCGATCAAGCTGACCATCGTTCGTCCGGGCCGCGACAAGCCGCTCGACCTGACCATGAATCGCGAGCGGATCGAAGTCCGCGCCGTGAAGTGGGAGATCAGAGACGGTATCGGCTACATCAACATCAACACCTTCTCGGGCAACGTCGCCGACCAGACCAAGGCGGCGCTTGTTGCGATCGACAAGGCTACGGGCGGGCACCCGCTCGGCTATGTCGTCGACCTCCGTTCGAACCCGGGCGGACTGCTCGACCAGGCCGTCGACGTCAGCGACGCTTTCCTTGAAGGCGGCGAGATCGTCTCCCAACGGGGTCGCGAGAAAGACGATATCGAGCGCTACTACGCCCGTCCGGGCGACCTCGCGCACGGCCTTCCGGTCGTCGTCCTCGTAGATGCCGGCACCGCTTCGGCGTCGGAGATCGTCGCCGGCGCACTGCAGGATCACCGCCGCGCGCTGATCATGGGTGAAAAGAGCTTCGGCAAGGGCTCAGTCCAGACCGTCGTGCAGACGGGGCCGGATGCGGCGCTCCGTCTAACCACGGCGCGTTACTATACGCCCTCGGGCCGCTCGGTTCAGGCGGGCGGGATCGATCCCGACATTGCCGTGCCGCAGCTGACCGACCCGGACTATAAGGACCGCCGCGTCGTCCGCGAAGCCGACCTTCGGCGCCACCTGCTCGCGCAGTCCAAGGTCGAGGACAAGCTGCTGGAGGGTGACGACACGCCCGATCCGCGTTTCTCGGCGAAAGCGGACGAGCTGGAGAAGAAGGGCATCAAGGACTTCCAGCTCTATTATGCGCTGAACACGCTGAAGCGGCTGGCCGCGCCTGCGGCGGTCGCCTCCGCCGCGCCGCAAAAGAAGTCGCGATAA
- a CDS encoding murein hydrolase activator EnvC family protein, which produces MRRFALVLIAVPLLVAASAPVVTPASTPDSDLQRAQSEQAAAEKEAGRLSQLAANARNEVDRVRAEQAAAAQGMEAAEARITAADIRLRMASAFVAAHQRKLAEEQRPVASLLAGLAVMAQRPPLLAIADRGSADELVKVRLLLDSTLPIIRARTARLSVQLDESRRLEASALAARSELEGSRKDLGAKRQRFAALEQRALQLAAKSGSAALGAGDVAIAASESVERLRGSESSSRSAAALAGQLAGEDAAPPRPTAGEGRLTPPPFAYQLPAAAAVTEGLAAVNESGVRARGLTLATWRGAPVTAPAAGTVRFSGPFHDYDGVLIIDHGGGWLSLLVNISSALKPGDRVALGEDVGRALGPLQVELSQYGRRISPAIIAGSSQSLSKDPKGS; this is translated from the coding sequence ATGCGCCGGTTCGCCCTCGTCCTGATTGCCGTGCCGCTGCTGGTTGCGGCAAGCGCGCCGGTGGTCACGCCGGCGAGCACGCCCGATAGCGATCTTCAACGAGCGCAATCGGAGCAGGCTGCGGCCGAAAAGGAAGCCGGACGCCTCAGCCAGCTTGCGGCCAACGCCCGCAACGAAGTCGATCGAGTGCGCGCCGAGCAGGCTGCCGCAGCGCAGGGCATGGAAGCTGCCGAAGCGCGCATCACAGCTGCGGACATCCGGCTCCGGATGGCGTCGGCTTTCGTGGCCGCGCACCAGCGGAAGTTGGCGGAGGAACAGCGACCGGTCGCCTCGCTGCTCGCTGGCCTCGCGGTGATGGCGCAGCGCCCGCCACTATTGGCGATCGCCGACCGCGGAAGCGCCGACGAGCTTGTGAAGGTCCGGCTACTGCTGGACTCCACACTGCCCATCATCCGCGCGCGGACCGCCAGGCTTTCCGTTCAGCTCGACGAGAGCAGGCGTCTGGAGGCGAGCGCCTTGGCCGCGCGGTCGGAACTGGAAGGCAGTCGCAAGGACCTTGGCGCCAAGCGGCAACGCTTTGCCGCGCTGGAGCAGCGCGCACTCCAGCTCGCGGCCAAGTCTGGCTCGGCCGCGCTCGGCGCCGGCGATGTTGCGATCGCGGCATCGGAGAGTGTCGAGCGGCTTCGCGGATCGGAATCGAGTAGCCGGAGCGCTGCCGCGCTTGCCGGACAGCTAGCCGGCGAGGACGCTGCTCCGCCACGGCCGACGGCAGGCGAGGGGCGTTTGACGCCACCTCCGTTCGCCTATCAGCTGCCCGCTGCCGCCGCGGTCACCGAAGGACTTGCTGCGGTAAACGAGAGCGGCGTCCGCGCGCGCGGGCTGACGCTCGCAACCTGGCGCGGCGCGCCGGTCACCGCGCCCGCGGCCGGCACCGTACGCTTTTCGGGCCCCTTCCACGATTATGACGGGGTTTTGATCATCGACCACGGCGGCGGCTGGCTCAGCCTCCTCGTCAACATCTCCTCGGCGCTCAAGCCAGGCGACCGGGTCGCGCTCGGCGAGGATGTCGGTCGGGCGCTTGGACCGCTGCAGGTCGAATTGTCCCAATATGGACGTCGAATCTCGCCTGCTATCATCGCAGGTTCATCTCAAAGCCTGTCAAAGGACCCTAAAGGCAGCTAA
- a CDS encoding DUF1206 domain-containing protein, which produces MATDLTEQSKFQWLARFGLLVRGLLYIVIALLVIATGRTEDLTGAMEYLDHGFGRWLTILLVVGMTGYGFWRACDAAFGMDSGRHHPKAWRRRIAAAGSGAIYLFLAYKAARIMVQGRANSGDAHEHIAQALHLPAGALVLAVAAAVLFGTGAVQIYKAFSCSFLNHLDDAARRPSARWLGRIGYAARGVIFITVGYLLAKGAFYHSAAETGGLEQALDTLRGPLQVPVAAGLLLFGVYSMIEARYRSINKPPTDHIKRKVQKAIAA; this is translated from the coding sequence GTGGCGACCGACCTGACCGAACAGAGCAAGTTTCAGTGGCTGGCGAGGTTCGGCCTCCTCGTTCGCGGCCTTTTGTACATTGTCATCGCGCTGCTGGTGATCGCCACCGGGCGAACCGAGGATCTGACCGGCGCGATGGAATATCTCGACCACGGCTTTGGCCGCTGGCTCACCATCCTGCTGGTCGTCGGAATGACCGGATACGGCTTCTGGCGAGCATGCGACGCTGCGTTCGGGATGGATAGCGGCCGTCATCACCCCAAGGCCTGGCGCCGGCGCATCGCAGCCGCCGGCAGCGGCGCAATCTACCTTTTCCTCGCCTACAAGGCGGCGCGCATCATGGTGCAAGGCCGCGCCAATTCCGGGGACGCGCACGAACATATCGCACAGGCTCTTCACCTGCCAGCGGGCGCCCTAGTTCTCGCTGTCGCCGCGGCCGTCCTATTCGGAACCGGCGCGGTGCAGATCTACAAGGCCTTCAGCTGCTCTTTCCTAAACCATCTCGACGATGCGGCCCGTCGGCCGTCCGCGCGCTGGCTTGGCCGCATCGGCTATGCGGCACGGGGCGTGATCTTCATCACCGTCGGCTACCTGCTCGCCAAGGGCGCTTTCTATCATAGCGCGGCGGAGACGGGCGGGCTCGAGCAAGCGCTCGATACCTTACGCGGCCCGCTGCAAGTCCCGGTTGCCGCAGGGCTTCTGCTGTTCGGCGTCTACTCGATGATCGAGGCGCGCTACCGCTCGATCAACAAGCCCCCCACCGACCACATCAAGCGCAAGGTTCAGAAGGCGATCGCCGCTTAG
- a CDS encoding 23S rRNA (pseudouridine(1915)-N(3))-methyltransferase RlmH yields MLLHIVARGKIGRSPEAELVERYVKRIAWPTKLTELPDKGGSLAPLPGNSVSVVLDERGSTMTSIELAKKLEAWRDAGKRECRFLIGAADGHPEEQRQDADLLLSFGAATWPHLLVRAMLAEQLFRATAILANHPYHREG; encoded by the coding sequence GTGCTTCTTCACATCGTTGCGCGCGGGAAGATCGGCCGCTCTCCGGAGGCCGAGCTGGTCGAGCGTTACGTCAAAAGGATCGCTTGGCCGACCAAGCTGACCGAGCTTCCCGACAAAGGCGGTAGTCTTGCCCCGCTTCCCGGCAATTCGGTCTCCGTTGTCCTCGACGAGCGCGGCTCGACAATGACGTCCATCGAACTGGCGAAGAAGCTTGAGGCATGGCGCGATGCCGGAAAGCGGGAATGCCGGTTCCTGATCGGTGCCGCCGACGGGCACCCCGAAGAGCAGAGGCAGGACGCTGACCTGCTTTTGTCCTTCGGCGCCGCGACCTGGCCGCACCTTTTGGTGCGCGCGATGCTGGCGGAGCAGCTGTTCCGCGCAACGGCGATCCTTGCGAACCATCCCTATCACCGCGAAGGATAG